The Vigna radiata var. radiata cultivar VC1973A chromosome 6, Vradiata_ver6, whole genome shotgun sequence DNA segment TAGATTACAATCAATTGTTAAGTTGAGATACCTTTGAGATATAACATTCTCAGACAGTGCCTTATCCAGCCTTTCTTCAAACGGGGTTGCATGCCATTTCACTTTCTGGTCCTGTGGACAATCAGTCAAAGACTACTAATCAGATGGagtataaagatttaaaaaccTTATAACACCAAATAATGATTGCAAAACATACCTCCTTGTACTTAGTTGTGGAATTCGGGATGCCATTGCCATACCACCACTTAAGAGAAATGGGAGAATGCTCATCAATGATTGACAGAGGAGTTAATCTAGCAGACAAAATTGATTTCTCCTCATTGTCATATCCATCTGAAATTTTCTTCAACCCTTGTTCTGGGGTAGGAGTTCCATTTTGAGATTGCTCAACCAAATTACTCAGCTCACTTGAATCTTCTTCGGAACTAAAATCCCCAGCCTCTAGTATTTTGCATCGGAAGGCATTATCACCTCGATTGTTAGTTGGATAGACAAACTGGGACCGAACCTTAGCCTTGCCACTACGTAACTCTTCTAACGATGCAGGATACACAGTTCCTGGTGTTTGCATCTCATCGAATAACTTCAACGGGGTAGGATAAGGAGATTGTTTATATGCACTTTGATTGTTTGGtgatttgttttctttcatatGCCAATCGTTTGATGAGCTTCCGTAGGATACCAAGTCAGTTTCTCTTTCAAAACGAACAGACTTGTTCTTTCTCTGAGTATTTGAGGGTAGCAGAGGTGAAACTAAAGCTGCATTCCTTTCAGAAATATCTTCCCTATGAGGGTTCCCTGCACAACTTTTTTCTATATAGTCAACAGAGTCATCGCGAGTATCTTGTGCTTTGGAGACGCAActgcaaaagaaattaaattaacatctGATCAGGTTCTAGTTCTCCCTCATATGTAATTGCGAGTGGACAAGTCCAAGTTCCAACCAAAACATCCCGACAATTagcaattatttaaaatctaaaatataaaaggaatgAAGAAACCATTTGAAGGACATTTCTCTTAAAAACACGAACTGCCTGATTTTCTATTAGTTAAAAATGCAGCTTCTCTATTAAGAACTCTACCAGTTAAAAATGTATCTAAAGCCGACTACAATGAAAATTGAGTAAAAGGCTTCACCTACTATGCAAATTGACTCAAGTgtcactttcaaattcattattattcaatatcagtattaacaaaaaaaaaatccaaagtcAACAATAACCTATTTGATGTGTGTTCAAATGAATTCATGCTATTTCCCCACTCATGGCAAGGTTTTATCGGAGTTGGTGGATCAAATGGTTGGACATCCGGCTGCAGTTTCTCAAAAGACGTATTAGGAAGCCAAGAATGAAATCTTGAAGGGTCAGAATCATGATCAGGAGATGgtgattttttcaatttctcaGATGCTTTGCGAATTTCAATAGGTGTTCCTGTTAAGGTCCCACAAGCTTTAAGAAACTTAGCCTGTAGAAATAGTTTAAGTAATGAGACAATCAAAATTCAATTGACAGAAACAGAAAtgtaagaacaaaatatttgaaaaaaactaATGTACAGTTTAGGGTTCCATGTACTCTTGTAATCAAAAAGAAACTTGGAagtatttgaaatttgatatataCATGGTTCCATGTACAGTTTAGGGTTTGGATACAAAAAATGTATAACATGAATACACAGCAGATGATAAGAAATGTGATGGATGACTGGCTTTTAACAAGccaaattgaataaaaactaATGGTCCTAACAGTGcttctttttcaattgtttCCAGCATCTTTACAAAAGAGGTTCATAAAATCATATGTTGctcttcaaatttttatttgtatactacttttaggatatttatcctatttatcataattatattgtgtctagagttactctaattatcataattatattgtgtctagattactctaattatcatcattatattgtgtctaggttactctaattatcatgattatattgtgtctaggttactctaattatcatgtactcttgtatcaatttattattataaatagaagattatgagagggatcaatcaagccctctagaattattttacaatttaattttcaagtACTACATCCAAGAAGGTtcttaaaatttacatttcacATCTGCGCAAGAACAACTCAAAAACCTAAACCATGTCACAGTTTGCTTATTCATTTCACCCAGCTTGAAGCGAATTCACTAGATAAAATATGTATCTTATTTTACTCTATGCCCTAACTTGTTCAGACAAAAATTGTAACAATCAAACACAACCtgaataaaaacattaagaaaataatttcagcTACAGTAATAGTAAAATACCAATAGCAATAttaataacacaactaaaatACCTCGTCCTTGAGTCCCTGGAATTCTCCCTGAAACTCCATCCCATCGATCCGAGCAGAATCATCTCTCTCTTCTAAAAAGTTAGAACACAGAATcagtaaaagaaatgaaagacaaaaagaaaacgTAAATGCAGTaagaaagaaaccaaaaacacCTTCAGTTAATAAAGAAGGCAAGCTGTTCCGAGATGTCACAACAGCCTGGTACATACACAGAAAATTCTAATTATTACagtcaaacaaacaaaaagtaatCAAAAATAATacgtgaaaagaagaaaggcaAATGCGAAATGCGAAATTTTACGTTGGAACGATTGGTGGTGGAAATCAATTGCGGTGTGTGCGTACGGCGAGTGTCTCTGATCCGGAAGCAAGCGAAGAAGCAGCCCATTACTCTGGTGAAGGATCGGAAGAAGAAACGGATCATGAAGGAGAACACACTCCTCGGCATGTCATGGaaattcagaaaccctaacTTCGAATTCAGTTCAAAATCGAAACGGAGTCTGAGAAAGGGCCTGACCTGAGTGCTTGAGCAGCGTCtccaatttgaattttgaagtgGCTCACAGCGAGggaagttaaattaattaattaataagaaaaaattgttaatttaagAATCATTTTGAAGAATTCTTTTTTACAACTGttcttttattatacttttatattaaaccttttcatcatttactaaatattatttataactgTCAGTAGAAATACATgcgtttcatattttttaataataacaaaatataataaaattataattagaaaaataaatataaataataatattaataaaaaagtcaaataaaaaatattaattctaaaaCACGGTCACGTGATATAAAACgttttatcattaattaattaaatttattgttttaagatAAGGTTGATAACAATGAAATCTGAGTTGTTTcttctattaaataaataaatttattgttttaagataaagataaaatacagGCAATTTGTTCTTGCATTCCcttttactttaaataaaatatatttaatggaTTTACTgccttaaataaatttttttagttgatatattttaacaaaatatatcaaatattagtaaaaaaaaatacatgacaaTTGTGAATAATATTCATGaatatagaattattttttatccttaattaTCTCAactttcattgaaaaaaaaatcaatttatttagcTGAGTATACGTTTTAAAAGGTGCACATAATATACAAAGCAAAATTCGGATTGGGCTTGTGCGCTGAAGCAAGAACAAAAGGTAgtaatttcttcctgcacctcatAAAATATAGTATCTCCattttatccttaaaaatatacattaaaaactttaaatatactttttaagaCCGGATATAGAAAAGAAATCGGCAATAAAAGGCACGAGTATAAAAAAGTACATTTCGAATTGAATATtctgaaaaatatattcaaatctaaaaatatttttaaaaatatttataaatttttttttatattttagattgaatATTCCGAGAAGtacttttgaatttaaaaatgtcttccaaaacacttaaaataaatcaatacatCTTGAACGGAAtgttctgaaaaatatttttaagattaaaaaatctatcaaaatactcattttgaaaaatattttgagacattttccaaatttataaatactttttaaaacctccaatataaaatataaaaacatttttttaaaatcaatatttcaaaaaatatttttaaaattggaaatactttcaaaatttaaaataaaaaaaaatcagaaacgcTCACTTAATCCTAACTCACTTCCTTTACTTCTctaatttatttctctttcatctccaTCCTCCATCTCTCTCCCATACAGCAACCCATGACATCgcaatttattgtttttgttctgttcgtttatttgtttgtcactgtaataacaaaaaaataattgatgaggttgaggttgatttttgattggaggattgtgttatattttttctcttctgatTATTAGTAGAtttcgtttttaaattttagaagtaaGAAGGTTGGATACTTTGACTATTATGTGGCATTGTTTGGTGACTTCCTTTATTTGCTTTACTTAATATTTGAATAACGAAATAATTGATATGCTTTGAGTTATTGCAAGGTGAAGAATCATTGTTGGTGTGAAAAATCATTACTcggtgtttattttattttactatatttttatgttggacttttctctaatttttaacAAACATAATGACATTCGTaagaattggtaattggcttgTAGTGCTTTTTACAAATGATGATTCACCATTTGGAGATGATGAAATAGGAAAGGTTtgagaagatgatgaaattgaagaaaacctGAATGAATCTTTGCCTGAACGTGAAAATGTCAATGATTCAACTCTTTACACAAGAAAATTGTTCAACAACGACATCGATGCTTACAATTTCTATTGTTTATTTCAAAGTGGTTTTTCAGTTAAACGTGATAATAGTTACAAACGGAATAAGAATAACATTAAAGATATTTATAGAATAGAGTTTActtgcaaaacaaaaaaaaaaatactgaggTAGAAAAACAAAGGAAACGAAAAAGTCCAAGATGTAATTGTACTGCAAAATTGTTGATATCTAAAAGAACATTTGTCTTCGAAAAAAAATAGATGGTtacatttttgaaaactctcaTAATCATTAGATGAGAAAGAAATTTGATTTCTTCTAACTTATTGTGTATTAATGATCAAacttgtatattatattatcGAAAGCTAGTTGCTCGATAAGTCTCGAGATCCCTATTTTTGTCTTTAGTAACTCCAACAATTTGTCTAtcattgttttttcttcctctctttttttcttcaataactTTAACTTCTTTTTTGAAGCTGAACCATAGGAGGTAACatcctttaaaaaaatagagacaTTAGCAAAGGAGCAGACAATATTAGAAAGAGGAAATCTAACTAATACAACAAAGACAATTGGCACAAGAGACTTTAACCATTTTTACCtaaaaatttcccaaattccaacctaaaaataaaagaaaattggcATCATAGAAAGAAGCCACCAAACAAGGAGACAATGTAATAGTCAAAGTATCAAACCTCCCTACAGATCATCTactgtttctaaaatttaaaaacgaattttaataacaataaaaagaaaaaagatataacACAACCTTCCGATcgaaaatcaacatcaacatcatcaattattttgatattaaagtgacaaacaaataaatgagcataacaagaacaacaaattgcGGTGTCGGAGTTGCTCTATGTGAGTAAGAGAGAGGATGaagataagagaaaaataaattggatGAGTGAAGAATGCGAGTTAAGGTTAGGtgaatatttttgatatttttttactttttttattttaaattaaaaataaaaattattaaaatatctaatatatatctttttttgtctactaaaatttagtacacttttactaaaatgtatcaactgaaaaaaaaaatatatatatatatatatatatatatatatatatatatattataatattgttttatgagcTTGAAATTAGTTATTCTTACGGTCCTATATCCTTCTTTTAAGggtattaatttcatattatgtacggttttcttttcacttatattttttatttttaactttattgcCTCTCTTGAGGCGATTATTTCTTCTTTAAGCATGTGTGTTATTTTAGTGTTATATTTGGAGAAATTTTTCTAaacattttagtttatatactAAGAAAATTTTGTAGTCTTGTTTATTATATGCTTATGATTACTCTAATTAGTAAAAAagtatttgtataaaattatattagaaaccaattctcatatttttaatatatgtactTTGTTCTTAGAGTTGGATCGAGGTTATAAAATCATTCATTAGGTCTAATGAAATTTGGTAATCTGAATTTTGTgtctttagtattttttatcttgtcctcattcttctcaattctatttttcttttattatcacAATGACACTTAATTCTCAAATAAAAAATcgactaaaataatttaatattgaaaatgtGATTTTGTTTAGACAGTGAACTTACATTTCTATTTTAGATGCTTagctttttataatatttttaatggacttatatttatataaaattattaagatgatccaaatattttataatgagttatGGTGTCGATTTATTTGTAATGCTTCTAATTGTATGATTGAGTGACAATTGTTACTATCAACTAAGTATTTTCCAAAAGTGATCATAAGGTTATCAAGTTTTTGAGATAAGTTCGTCTAAAATGTTGACATGTACAAAAATAAACTCAGCCTAAAGTGTTGTCAAGAGACCACACTTTTAATGTTTtgagttataatatattataattattgcaaaagaacgTAGGCATGTAACGTTACTTGCAactttgaaaaattgttttatggTTGCATCGTTATCAAAAGTTTTATGAagtaacaattaaaaaaaatttaaagctCCAACGGAAAaatcatttattgtttttattttcttttattgattttattctctcttaattctataaatagagaactcttCCTCCATTTCAAGACACActaaaaatcatgttttttcattctcctcttcttttagtTATTCTTATACTCTGTTCAGAGTTCCTTTCTAGTTCTGAGATCTTTAGACATTTTGAGAAAAGAAGTTCTTGTTGTATCTAGGAGACTTGTACAACATCACAAATAAATCCTTAAGAATAGTGAATCTAGACACCTTAAGAAATTTTGTTCATGATTCTGTCGGTTTTCTACAACATTTTGTCCATCCATTTTAAAGacaatacttaaaaaaaatgtcgtTGAAAGTTTCTAAACCACACCTATAATAATTATGGTATTTTCTGTTTAGGCAATATTTATATGTGTGTGGACTAATTCAATGTAATCAAAAAtcgtataataataatttttatcaaaataattataatctgtaaaaattttaaacttaaattcttaaattaaCTCTCATTTAAAGATCCTTAAGATAAAggtaaaactaaaaataaataaagaaaatgcaCTAAAAAAGTACCTTATAATCAGACTAGAGAACATGACTaagaataaaactataaaattaacatCGTTCtacaaataactaaatataatacatatatataaatttcttctttgtaaAATCTAGTTTCCTGTGATATTGTAACCGCATTACgaggttttttcttttattagaaaatggacataaattttgtattatatatgaattgttttcagaaaggaaaaactttttttaacaatatttttttaataatttttttacaacgcatacgtgacagcgTGTGGTTGGtctatttttaatacttttaaacataaattcaaatagaccaataaaatgatgacacgtatctcgttgtaaaaaaaagttgtcaaaaaagtgttatcaaaatttcattcaaaaaaatgTGATAGCGTGATTGAACATTAGACGTTGAATAACATATTACGTATGAAACATTATTAATACTGTTTTTGTGACCAAATTGTTGTTTGATGATGATAAGAGTTGCTGCAGCATTCTTTGGCTATGAATGGTTATCGTGGTGTTGTGCTGATCGCATAGCTACGTATACCCGGTTGCCCACATGACCACATGCATCCACCACTATCATCAATTTCTGAACAAAACGACAATCAAGCTACTTCCAGATTCCAAAAGTGCATGAAAGCATATCCTTCACTTCCACCTTTAAGTCACACCAACCTTCATTATCTTAAACTACGCTAAACTCCATACCTCATAAATGCTTAAAAATACTTTCCtataattaataacttttagaaaaataaaattaagaaaacgtATGTATCAAACCAAACCTTCTCCCAGAACAATCTACATACTCACGTTAGAAACCCGAAAATAAACCTTATAATTGCCGACCTgggatttgatttttcaaacAGCCTGATTGTACTTATGTTAACGATAACATAACATACATTTTTGTAGTTGTGAGAGTGAAATCTCTCTTAAATACTTGTTAAACACATTTTGACACTTATATCACtaattaaagtacaaaaactGGAACCAGACTTGTCattaatctaataatatataatcacCTTTTAGTATTACATAACTCATAAGAAAGacacataataatatttttaattaagttgtgaTGACAAACTTCCAAACTTGTCATATTCCTTCGCCGAATCTTTCATACAACCGAATTGGCATCAAGGTTGTGGTAGGAAAGAGTAGCATCATGGTTTTACGGATGCTCTTAGTGAAATATATCtaatttttgttagaaaatatctataattttatagaatcATTTTGTATAAAACGAAGTGTTCTTAATGTGTTTCGAAATTTGACATAATATTTGTACTGACTCTGATCATATTGCAGTTCAAGAAAAACGAACGGTTAAGGTTGAAGAAGAACGAACACGTTAGTTCGTAGAAAAGTAAACGACGCAAACGACTAAAAAAGATAAAGACACATCCGTCAAATCAGTCTCTCGGTCCACAAATTTTATACTAAACTAAATAtaaggtaggtgaaaagttcaATTAGATGTCGGTGTCCAaattaaccgacatctatatgccccacgaatattaatttttaaatcataaaaacgtcatattagtgagggCTCCAACGTCTTCCtcctcgcgttttctctcttttggaccgtttaattttacttttactccaattaaattactctttgaagaaatatcttccatttgaaccgattaaaattcgTTTTCGTTGCATTTTGGTGCAGTTTGTGGCGTGTTCTTAGGCGACGTTCTTGACCCTTTTTGGCCTACGTTTTTGGGCGTGCAGTCCTCCATTTTCCTCCATTGCTTTTTTGATATGCTAAAAATGTTAGcttctttgttgaaaacttttattatatGTGTGTTATATTGTCTTTTGTGTATatatgttattggcttttgcgtttgcatgtttttggcttttaagTATGCATCTGTTATTGGACAAACATACATCCAATGAGTTATAGTGGACAAAACGTTCCAaggcctatagacgtcggatatGGATacagccgacgtctatatagacgtttgTTATATACACATTcgatgtctatatagacgtcgggtataTCCAGTCCGACGTTTGATTAACGTCACCCACAAAGACGTCAGGTCTCGATTTGTCGTTAAAAGACCAAAATAATATACGTCTAAAATCCTTTTTACACTAGTGATTGAATCTCTTTTCtatgttcttaaaaaaatgtatattttgttggttttattGTAACATATTTTTTCGCTATTCtcgaaaataatttatacaaaataaaattagtatagttacatattttatagttaaactattactattttatgagtttattagtaattttttttatatgctaccttcgtttattttttttttcaatttaacatattttaacaatatgtattaaactattattattttatgagtttattagttttttttttatatgctaccttcattttttttcaatttaaaatatgttaaagcgtcatgaaaaataaaaaagaaaagtacaaTGTACTCAAAACGGGGTCATTTCAAAAAAATCGATTAAAAGAATATcgctttgtttttcttaattacgttttattatatttcattacatATTTAACAGatcaatgaaaaattaaatgataaaaatataatgttttaaaattttaatacaaaatgtGTGTGAAGACATAATTTGAATGTGAACAGAAAATTTGCGATTCTGAATTTTTGGACAGAGAAATGCAAACGAAAAGAATTTGAAAGACGTTTGAGCCAT contains these protein-coding regions:
- the LOC106764199 gene encoding protein JASON → MPRSVFSFMIRFFFRSFTRVMGCFFACFRIRDTRRTHTPQLISTTNRSNAVVTSRNSLPSLLTEEERDDSARIDGMEFQGEFQGLKDEAKFLKACGTLTGTPIEIRKASEKLKKSPSPDHDSDPSRFHSWLPNTSFEKLQPDVQPFDPPTPIKPCHEWGNSMNSFEHTSNSCVSKAQDTRDDSVDYIEKSCAGNPHREDISERNAALVSPLLPSNTQRKNKSVRFERETDLVSYGSSSNDWHMKENKSPNNQSAYKQSPYPTPLKLFDEMQTPGTVYPASLEELRSGKAKVRSQFVYPTNNRGDNAFRCKILEAGDFSSEEDSSELSNLVEQSQNGTPTPEQGLKKISDGYDNEEKSILSARLTPLSIIDEHSPISLKWWYGNGIPNSTTKYKEDQKVKWHATPFEERLDKALSENVISQRKLVRGKPVEFDDIEENDSASSQRL